From the genome of Astyanax mexicanus isolate ESR-SI-001 chromosome 3, AstMex3_surface, whole genome shotgun sequence:
TTGAAGCTGTGTATAATGTGCTCCGGTTCAGTCATTCAGACAGTCTTTTCGCTTGTTTTGTGTGTCATGAAAACCCATTAGATCTGTGATTTATGTCAAGACTGTTGTTGTTGAGAGTGTATATTTgtaatgtctattttttttttcagtttattcatttatgtGTGGTTCcatttgatcattttaaaagaaaagtcATAAAAGAAAACAGTCTGCACTGTTGTCTCTCGACAAAAATGCAAATATCcaatatgtatatacacatatatacagatgtattgggacaccttctcatttattgtttagtttgaaatcaagggtatttaaagaagagtttatcctacttttAATGCAgtgactgtctctactgtcctttgttgtgaggatttgattgtattcatttACAAGAGCCTTGGATGATCACCATTCCACCTCATTCCAAGCTTTCTAACCATCATCCCAGAGAGTATGAGTCTACTGCTCTACATCTCAATACTGGGAGGAGCTTTAAAACTCTTTTCTGCCAGTACCACACCTGGCATATTAGGCATGCTGtcaatagatttattttttagaaTGCTTGTCTACAAGCTTTTATTacataattaacaaaaaatatcttaaaatgtGGAATGATTATGATAGAAAGTGTTTGAATACACATtttaactgtctctctctgtttctgtctctctctcttttattttcagGCTCACCGGCATTGCCCAGTAACATGATCAACTTTGGCAGTTCTCAGGAGGAGGATGAGCTGGACGATGATGAAGAATGCGAGGAGGAAAAGACACCAAGTGTGGCGTCAACATCGTGCCAGTCTACACCCCGCAAAGGAAAGCCTCCTGGCAGACTGAATGGGCAGGGTAAGTCTAGACTACAGCTGAGCTTCAGCGTGTTGGACTTTTTTGGTTCTATATGTCATATAtaatttgcatattatgcaatATATCACTTGGGTGACTAGGTCCATCGTGATCACAGACAGTAAATCATCCCAGAAAGGGCTGCTATAAAGAATATTGTTGTCAAGGCCATTTTATTCCACTGATATGTTGttgatataatataaaaaatatgcatCTGTTTCCTTTAAGGAGCATTTAAGCATTGGTTTATAACAGTTTGTGAAATGCATGTTTTTGGGAATATATACGGCTTGTTAAAAGTTcgcaatacatttttaaatgctgtttatttTAGACAGAGGGACCGGCTGAaagattttttcctttttctccacAAAATCCACTTTTTTGACAAACTGGAAAATGCAATGTTCCCAGTATCAACACAAACGTCAACATTCATTCTTTTTCACATGACCAGTTTTCCAGCATTATTCTATATAAAAGGACAGATgtgtataaatattataaatataagtgTAAATATTGTATGTATTATGCAGCTTTTCCATATATTAACTGCATGTCCTAAAATATACAGTccgttttattttgtttctaaattgaaagcagaagcatttctgagtggagaagagacaaaatattgttttaatggtaccagtgtgctggaatgaccatccctgctaagcctaatatatatttattctaaaaactggacgTGAAGacatcacgcgtctttacgtacttacgtcacatgtacagcctccggctcagttttactgaacacgagtggctggtggagcaatggagacttcagaagggctcagtatcttattctctctctctctctctctctctctctctctctctctctcacactctctctctctcactcactttctctctctctctctctcactctcttttctttatttcttatgtgATGTTTCACTATTTCTATTGGAACTTTTTTGTCAGCTGTTCATACAAGGCAGGGACAGCTGCTGTTATTAAATAGCATAAAACAAAATCAAACCATAGTTACGAGGATTAGATTGGACAACAGTGAGATGTTAATATGCTCTGAAAGGGCTAAATTCATTTAGTTTGATGAATTACAGAGTATTGATGGAAACAGTTTGGCATGTTTTAATGGTCTGCATTAAAGGAGGAGCGActgatgtgtggtgtgtgtgcagtatgtgtgtgtgtgtgtgtgtgtgtgtgtgtatgtgtgtgtgtgtgtgtgtgtgtgtggaggctcaGAGAAATTCATGTGGGAGTGACACGATGCTTCCATCTTTCCACTCCAATTATCACTTGGTGAGAAAGGCGGTAACAAGGTGTTTATGCATTCAGCTCACAGCTGTGtgtgaagacacacacacacacacaccactgcacgcTCTACACCTGAGCACCTCACACGTGCACTCAAGCACACATTGTCTCATTCtgtctaccccccccccccccctccaatgCTCCCCACCCCATTTTCCTCCCATTCTTTCACTATTTTACTCTTTCACTGGCACACCTCCATATCTAGGTTCCTCTCTCGTTCCTTtcccctcactctttctccctctctctctctctctctctgtgaatgCATACTTGGGGTTGTGTGGTGAAGTGTCAGGGGTGTTTGTTAATGAAACGTCgtgttaaaaacaaaacagtgtgtCAGTGGTAATGAAAGTTATGAGCTGACAGGTCTGTGTAATTGTGCTGCTGTGTTATCAGTGGCACGCGCTTCACTTTACGTGTCACGCTTAGCAGCAATCAAAGTATCACACTGCCttgcacaagcacacacacatacacacatccatCAGTGCAGAAGATAAGAGAGTAAGATCATTAGTAGATGCTTGTCTTTTGTTTGTATGAATCAGGTTATTGCTACAGGTTTTCCACTGTGCTCTGAGTGAACTTTTCTGCAGGTCTTTTTTGGTGAGCTGCAGGTTTTGGTGCTAGACTGAGCTCTAGCTGTCCAACAGATCTtcctagagagaaagagagagacacacacacacactacttgtCATGTCCAGCATGCTGGACTCGGCAGTTCCCACTGTAGCCAGGCCAGGGTTTAGAGTTCCCCTTCTAGACTTACTCACCAGGGTCAGTCAGCCAGCACTACgctttcaggtgtgtgtgtgtgtgtgtctgtgtgtggattTGTGTCTGTACATTTTTAGAACCCAAATTTCTGTGGGTCTAAAGGACAACCCTCCCCACATTGGTGTTTTGAATGCTGAGGCTAAAGTTAGGTTTCATAGGAATTCATTTGAAAATCAGAAATTTagaacatttttgtgttttttttgtggttattgtagtttttgttttgtttttgtagttttgttgtaATAAAcatagctttattattattatgattttttttgcgtatagtatgtatatatatatatatatatatatatatatatatatatatatatatatatatattcatattcctCATTGTTGCATGACTTGTAGTAACTGTTCTACTAGCCGATGCAGTATTTGTGTTGTTGGTGTAGCAGTAGTTGTAGTAATGGTTGTTGTTGCCGTAGTAGTTTTTCTTATTGTTGTTGCTGTGATTTTTATTGTAGTGATTGTTGTTGtgttagtagttgtagtagttgttttTATTATGGTTAGAATTGTAGCTGTAATGTTTGTTGTTGTGGTGGTAGTAGTTTTTGTAGTCAGTTGTTGATGTCATAGTTTGTATAGTAGTAAAGATTGTAGTTTTTGTAGTTGCAGTAGTAGATTTTGTTATTGTTTTAGCTGTAGCTGTAGTTTTGTTGTATTAGACTATGAACATGGGTcatactcctcctctcctctttgCTTCTCCCTAGTTAACCTcttctcctccttttttttttctcttgctgtGGAGTCAGAGGCAGCCCCCTGTATGTGCTGGCTCATGTCAAGCTTGACACTTTAATATagtgcaaagtgtgtgtgtgtgtgtgtgtgtgtgtgtgtgtgtgcttctctCACTGAGCAGGAAAAACCACAGTGCTCAGCTTTCATACACTGTACCTCAGTAACCTAGCGGTGTGTTTACATTTCTAAATTAAACACCTTTTATTGAGTTCAGGTCGCAGTAGCTGCTGCTAAACAGAGCTCACGTTTGAGCTTTTTCCCACACGGTCAGGCCTGTTGATATTAAAACCCAGTAAAAATAAAGCCAGTCTGTCATAAATAAAGAGAGCGGACTGAATATGTGTTAATTACAGTCATTCGGAGGAGTGATTTAAGAGTGACTAGCATATAAAGCACACTGCATGGAGAGCAGTTTGGTTGAATTAGCGCTTTAACTGTGGGTTTATTATACAGAGACTACTGTTATGTTATTTAGGAATAACTATAAATTATGCAGTAACTGCTGTGAAACTGTAAGTCCTGTGACTGTGATGGAAAGGAATTTACACAGTTTTGGGTAAAAGCCCttgatttttgtgtatttttagtgCATTATCAGAGTGTTTGTAATGTCATGTTTGATGTCTGGATCATATACACAGgttttaaaattaagattttattCATACGTCTGTTATTCATCTAGTCTTGTATGTTTTTTCCAGTGTTTAACGGCCACACTAAGCTGATAAAGGAGAGGGAGAGCACGCTCAGGCCGAAGAGCAGAGAGCCGGTGGTGAAGGATCGCTCGGAGAGGGCGGAGACTCGAAGAGAGCACAGCCAGTGTACCAGTACCAGAAACCACACTGGTACCAGAAACCACACTGCCCACAGCCACGGCCTCAGAGGAGCGGCAGAGGAACTACGCAAACAGGTAAAATCATAACTCCATATTCTAATGCTGTGTTTTTATCACACACGAGCAAATCACTGATATGAAAGCAGTTGGATGCTTTGGAAGCGTGTCCAAAAAAATTGCTTTTTCTATACAGAAAGATGAAATGTTTGCCGGCCCTTTTAAATTCATTGCTTAATGATAGGCCCACTCTCCTTTTTTTACATCTGTCTTCACACAATGTAAAAGGGAGGCTAAGAAAGACTCTGTTACTGCATCATGATAAATCGTTCTACTTAATTTAGCTGTTAACCCTCTTACTATCTTCAGATTTActaacaccctttattctctgaatcaatatgatcccagcaatttaaacctctagaaaattattataattaaatttaaaaataaacctGTTAGCAAAGTTGATTTGccagttattttatatttattgtaatggtttattagtattatataagtttTATAAGTGTTGTGTTGTTAGCTTAGGGCCTAAAGTGATGAGAcgtttagagaaagattataaaactgaatgtaatagtgacctcaacattattaccacacaaatgtgtgtaaaatattgatatttcttatgtttaaTGCAAATAAACCAGCCTTTGAACGGACATTGAAATtgaataatttaaaacatttaatttgtatgtattgtcttcatcaaattaagaaattacagtaaatatgaatcacaaaactagtgtcagtcttttttttacagactttaaacattgaatggggtcaaattgaccccaaagataataggaggatTAAGTGCAAAGAAAAAGTCGTAAGTTTGGTGACTGAATGTGACTAAATGCTATTCTCTGCCCTTCTATTCAGTAGACTCCAGCCAATAAAGCTGTATTGAATTTTACTGCATCTAAATTAAggcagattattattttttatgattaactTTGCTCCTCTTCTACTTCTGAATATATATTTAGCTATGAACATTTCTGATCAGTGCAGTGATGCCAATAAAGCTGTGCTGAATTGAATTGGAATTGACTCAGACAGAGAGGCAGCATCAGTCTCGCCCGAGTCCAGCAGCACTTTCAGTCTCATAATGACATTAGCTAATCACAAGTGAGAGCTGGAGGCGGCTTCTTCTTTCATCACAGGGTGAATggctcactttctctttctcaagATTCACCAGTTAAAGTACTTCTCTTTTTCTCAGTCAAACTCTTTGTTTCTCTTGTCATTGTTtcctcttattttttcttttttttggtcagtTTCTCTTTTGTGTCTTTTTCATTGTGCctctctttctattttctgtctctttgtgtctctcaCATTGTGTCTACCTCTCGTCTCTTTCcgtctatctctgtctttctctgtgttttctttctctttttcttttctcattgTCTCTCATTTTGTCTTTCAGTGATTTCTgtatctatctctttctgtctctctgtctctctcattgcatctctctctctctctttctgtctttcttattGTCATATTTTCTCTGTTCCATTCTTTTTTgttgtctctctccttctgtctgttttaatgtctttctctttttatctctatttctgtctctcattgtctcactctctctctctttagctcccTTTGTGTCTaattgtctgtctttctctgtttttttttctttttcttcctttctttctttttcttgctaTTTTCTCAAGTAGTTGTCTTagcttttatctttttctttcgtcttttttttcttatttcccattttttaattttgttcttattttctttctttctttctttctcttgctcttttcttgtttttcttgtgtGTCTTTGTGTAGCAGTGGTGAGCAGGGTTATTGAACTGAGTAAAGCAGTTGACCTGACTTTGTTCCCTTTATCAGTGACTGTATtgaccagaaacacacacacacacacacacacacacacacacacagatatcctCCTCTTATCTGCCTGTATCTTGATCACACTGTATCTGCTGTGCTTAGAACAGTAAGAGTGAGCAGATATTATACATATTAAGACAAATCCAACCTCTAAAAGCTGCAGTCTGGGACAGGTATTTAACTGCTGTTTAAAGTGCAAAATCAGCATTATCTAATTTTAAATAGCATTTATTGAGTTACTTAACATTTAGCAACTTTTGTTTAAATCATACAGACAGCAGAGATGCATTCAGCACTTCTAACTCAAACTGGCGTCTGAGAGGATGTGTGGGGATTGTGGGTATGAGTACATGCATGGGAGATATGCATGTGTAGTTTTGTGCAACCAAGAATGTACTGTATTTCACAGGCTTGACTTCATGCTTAAATCTTCGGCCTACAGTGATTAAATTTCACACCCCTCCTAGATTAAAGGGTTAAATTTGGGTGTTTGGATTCATCCTATGAGCTGCAGATGTTCTGTGTTAAATCTCTCTGCCATCCTGCAGCTGGTCTACAACAACACATGATGTCATCTAGACTctagaatcacacacacacacacacacacacgcagctaaAGCATGTCCTAAATACCCGTCTGTCTGTTTTTATGTCAGTGTCACTCTTTCACTGTCTTTGGTTCTTCAGTTCACTATCTGTCTCCTTCTTTCCTCTCTTCTTTCATCATTCCAATCGTTACTGCTCTGTATCCTCATTTAAACCCagttccttctctctctctctctctttcttttgctctctctctctctctctttttcttttgctctctttcgctctctctttctctctctttcgctctctctttctctctctttcgctctctctctctgctggagGAGCAGTGAGGGCGCTTTGCTCTACTGGGCACAGACTGGTGACAGGCAGATCTGCTGAAggcttctgtctctttctctctctctttctctctctctttctctctctctctctcgcgccccCTCACTTGCTCACTCCACCTCCTCCGACAGACTAAACATTCACAGGCGGAGTGGTTTTGCTCTCACGTGCGCAAAAAAGCCTCAAGAGATCCACAGTAATGGAGTCAGTGAGCCCCCTACTGGTAGAATCAGTCACTGAACTGGCAACATTCACAACTGCTGACGGAGCGCGAGAGCGGCTGCTTTTTTCTGCTGAGTAGGATTGGCTTGGCTTTGCAAGCACATACTCTGTATTGCACAGCACATTGACCATCCAGTTCCTGTGCACTGAAACTGCCTGTTTGTACAGTAGGCATCTATGTATTTGTAcatatgtattattaaaaaaataagtatatattaatcacataaaaaaactataattaatgTTTATTGCATTCACAATCATTCATTTTGGTCCAACACAATGACTGAATACTAGTACCACTAGTTGTTGTGTAAGGGTGGAGCTGCTGCAGAGCCACAGTAGAGCCACCTTACACCTGTCATGCTACCTGCAGAGAGCATCCATCATGCCCACCCTGGGGCTCCGACActgtctcctttctctctctctctctttctttcttttcgttctctctccctccctctctccgccTCCCTCCTTTTCTCTTTGGCTGACAAGGAGGGGAAACGACTGATGAAGGAGCTCACGTTTCACTCCCCCCTTATCTTTTAATAGCCTCTCTTTGTGTTTGGGCCCCACCTGATAGGAATACAATACAGCGTCCTGCTCCAGAGGCCCGCGCCAGTCTGTCCTCTGGCTCAGACCGCTGATGGATCGCTGCAGCCTAGGCACACTTCACTTAACACTGCCTCCAAAGTGGAGCAAATACTCGCCGGGACTGCACAATGTTCCCATTTGTGTGTACACTTGGGTGTGAGCATGTTTAGGATTGTATTAACTCTGCAGCATCTGAAGCAGAGGTCAGCAGGCGTACCCACTAGGTTGCGCTCTCCAAGTTTCAGCTGTgaagttttatttgttattttggtcgGTCTGAGAACACGCCGGCCCAATCTAATTCCCACAACTGCCTTTAGCCAATGAGAGCCTGGTTGTAACCTAAGCCTCGTCTCCAGCGCTCTGAAGCCAGCGGGGGGCCTCTGATCTGCAACCTCTTATTTGGAGCATTAAAGCGGAATTACAGAGCTTTAGGAAACCATACCATATAAAAAGTGAATTTTATGAGCAGGGATGGGATTTTGAGCTATAAACTGTGCACTGGAGTGATTTAAACAGGCAGTTGTTGGCAGTCTGTCCTGTGGAAATTTGTCTGCAGTAAGAATGCAGTAAGAATGTGTTGTCACATATTGTTGATATATTGGATGTGTATTGAATGCACCTATACCAGCAAGAGACTGATCTTCTGTTTCTTCATTTCCAGGTTTCCAAAATGAACGGCCTTTCACGACTGTCTACCGCCGGCGCGAACACAGCCGCTGCCAAAAAGCCGAAGGACTACCGGCTGCCATCCAGAACTGTGAAGTACACAGCCACCGTGACCAAGGGCCACGTCACCTACACCAAAGCGAAAGGAGAACTGGTGAAGAAAGCCAAACTCAACCACAGCAGGcactcttctgctgctgctgttggtggcGCCCATAAAGCAAACAGCACCAATCAACACCAACCAGCCAGCAACGGCCACGGCTCCCAGCCCCCCCACTCAGGAAAAGCCCAAAGTAGCAATGCAAAAACCCGCAGACAGGTGCTATTATCCAACGGGGTCCACAGCGAGGCCAACACCCGCTTCAACTGCCGGCTGAACGGCCGCCACAGCatcaaggaggaggaggacaaagGACCGCAGTGGAGACACAACCTGCGCAACTCTAAGCGCAGGATGGACACATCCGTGGTTACGGAACCAGAGAGCACAGAGGCCAAGTCCAGAGTGTCCGTCTCTGAGGCTAAGAAACCTAAGCTGCAGCCTAGCCCTCTGGTAGAAACACGCAGTAAAAAAGCTCTGGGTCAGGACAAAGCCACGAGCGCTCTCACTAACGGACACAACATCACAGAGACGGCCGCTTCCCCCACTCAAAAAACGGGTCCTTCTGCCCCCCCTCCTGCTTCCCCTGCAGCCCCTGGCTCCCCTGCTGCCCACCAGAGCCCCGCCAACCCGGAGCCAGCCAGACAGCGGCCCAAACGAGCCTCTGCAGGCAAACTAATGTTTATCAGACAAGCACAGCAGAGGGCTCAGACCAGCGCGGCCTTTAGCCGCTACGCTAACACTACCTCAAACAGCAAGCCCTCCAAACCAGCAGAGCCCCCAACCACACCTCAGCCCCAGACGCGAGTAGACAAGGAGAAAGAAAAGGAGcgtgaaaaggagagagaaaaagagagggagcgaAGTAGGGCAGGATTCGCTGCCCTGCCGGACGTTCCCGTCTTCAGGCCTAACGCCCGGGAGTTCCAGGACCCCCTGTTGTACCTAGACTCTATTCGAGAAAGGGTGGAACCCTGCGGGCTCTGCAGGGTCCTGCCTCCCGCAGACTGGAGGCCCGAGTGCAAACTGAACGACGAGATGCGCTTCGTCACTCAGGTGCAGCGCATCCACAAACTGGGGCGCCGCTGGGGCCAGAATGTACAGAAGCTCGCCTGCATCAAGAAGCACCTCAAATCTCAGGGCATCACCATGGAAGACCCTCCAGTCATTGGTGAGAGAATTGAATTAGAGTAATCCAGCCTTATTTTTACTCTTTCCTTCCCTCTTTCACTTTCCCAAAGACTGTTAAAGGCTGTGTTATATAATAACGGCattatctattgtttttttttgcccaatATAGAGTAAACTTTGTTTAAGACATGACTGGATGCTTTTGCTTTTCCTGCCTTAGAATTCTGCTTATGTTTCTGATGCCGCCATTGTGTGAACTCAGCTTAAGAGCGTAAAAAGAACCAAGGAGAGGAGCCAGTACTCAAAAGGAAACTCTCCTTAAAAGCATAAAGAAGAAACACTTACAGAATCTATAATATACAAGTaatgataaaattaaaattataattgtgaCAATTATAAAATTAGAATTGCTCAGGTTTTAAAAAGATGGCGGCAGGGAGAGGAGGAGCTGAAccttaaaaaaacatagaatgAAAAGGAAATTATTAGGCAGTGTTTTGGGCATAAGGTAGGTCAACAGGTCGCAAAGTTGGCAACACTCACTGAAAATGGTTGTCCCAAACTGCAGACCTAATAGTGCTTCACCATTAATAAGGTGTTTACGGTGGTAGTGTTTGGTGCAGAACAATGCTTTAAAGTGcaaacaatgtttttattaatggTAGATGATTAGGAGAGGAGTGTGCACACAGACAGAAATCCCCTTTTAAATAATAATCAATAGTCATACGCATATAAGtataataaataatcattagtttaaTTGATTAGGTACAGGTTAGGTACTGCACTAGTTAGTGTGTTAATGATTTATagaagtaacttttttttaagtgcagCCTTTTACAAACCACTACTGCACTGTCCTGTACTGGCAGATTTTTACATCACTCAGAAAAATTACAGAGCTGTTGACCCAGCCCCTTTCTGTCAGCTACATAAAGTACTAACACCATTTAGATTCACTCCAAATGAAGTGAAAACTGTGGTTGCACAGCACAAATGGGGGTTAAACACGTCGGCAAAATCACAAATGACATAAGAGTTGATTCCAGTATGTTTCAGTAATGATATGCTGCTTGAGTAGCCGCACAGGCAAATCATGTGACTTCACAAACCGCAATGAAAGCACATGTTAAGATATAAGCCCGCTGTCAGCCCAGGTTAGGAAATGGTAGCTCACCTAAATTGCCTGTCTCTGTGGATTTGCCAGAGGCACAGCTGAGCGTTTACGGCCTTCGCAACCCGCCCCTGGCCTTTGGTTTCCAGTCGCACTCTCTGTTCAGAGTGAAGGTCCAGGTTATGTGGTTGGAATAAATGTTTACTGAGGTAGTAAGAATGCAGCTGCAGTGCTGGAGCGTTTTCATTTGGAGAGTCGGAAATGCTGGACACTGATTcgtgttaatttttttaattcatattcaCTTTTCTGCTACAAAGGCATGCTTTTCTTATTGACTATCAAGAAACAAATACATATgacttgttttttgtattttttttaaagtaatgaactGTGAAACTGATTGAATTTCACTTCTGTATCCATCAATATCCAGTTTGCTCTTTAAATGTGTTTCCCAAGCAGTGCTTGTGTATTGATTGGCTCATGAACAAGAAAACACATaaatctcttttcttctctcactATCTTTCTTCTCTGTCGTTTCATCCTCTCCTCATGTTTTCTCCCTGCAGGCGGCTGTGAGGTGGATCTAGCGCGATTCTCGGAGCTGGTGAGTGATATGGGCGGCATGCAGCAGGTGATGGACCTGAAGAAGTGGAACCGGCTGGCCGACCTGCTCCGGATCCCCAGGTCAGCGCAGGACCGACTGGCCAAGCTGCAGGAGGCGTACCTGCAGTACCTGCTCAGCTACGACCAGCTGAGCCCCGACGAGCAGCGGCAGCTGGAGCAGGAGGTTCTCAAGGAGAAGGAGATGCTGGAACGCCGCCGGGGGCCCCTGGAGGGCCACTCTGAGAACTCCCAGCGTACCCTGACACTGCCCCGCTATGAGCCCAAAAACGGCCTGACTGGACTGGCCCTCCGAAACGGCTTCCACACCGTGGAGCCGGAACCCCCGCGGCAGGCCGGCCGCCGCAGACTCTTCTCTCAGGAAAAGAAAGGGGACAAAGTAGATACTCATCACGAAGACAAGATcaaggaggaggaagagcaggataaAGGGGTTCTCAGTGACCAGCACAAGTGTATATACAAGGTAAGAAGCTTTTCCCACACCTACAAGTGACATATTTGCTTTGAAAAGGGTTCCAAAGAATGTATGCGATGAGAAACATTAGGATCTATTCATTGTCGGGTGGAATAtgaaacaaaatacactttttttaagaatatgCACCCTTATTTTAGGAAACACACTACTTATACAGTTTAGGACCTTGTTTTAAGGCTGTTTTGAGAACAACAGTTCTGTGGATCAGAACTCAACCGTGGATTTTGAGATTCTGGTCCATTTTGACATGATGCATGAATCATGTTTAATGCagattctgcatatttttttatttgtggaatAGTGCATTACCATGCTGTAATATTATGGGTAACCATGAAGGGATACACATGGTCAGCAGCAGCAATACACAAATAGGCTGAGTAATTAAGCAATGATTGATTGCATTAATGTTATTAATGAACCTAGAGTGCACCAAAAAACATTTCCCACACCATAACGGTCTGTGAATAACCATAACCTTTCTGACAGCTTTAAGCAGTTTGGCCATTCTCTGTTGACCTCCATTCTCAACCATCTACTTCCATCTACAAAACTTCACTGTTCACTGaatatttttcctttattgcacCTTTTTTGACTCAGTAGATCAGTTGTTCTAGAAATACTTAAACTAGCCCCTATCTGACATGAACCATCATGCCACACTTAGTCACCTGATGCTATTGGCTCATATTtgcatgttatttatttatttacttaaaattgatgagtttctttgattttaccaaattgaaaacctctaaaatataatcaagaggaagatggatgatcacaagccactaaaccaagctgaacttgcactgggagtgacaaagttatccaaaagcagtgtgttagactggtggcggagaacatgcaaagatgcatgaaaactgtgattaaaaaacagagttatttaaccaaatattgatttctgaacttttaaaactatgaattttgatttaaatgttttttgttattttagccatttctcattttctgcaaataaatgctctaaataacatttttttatttggaatttgggggaaatgttgtccgtggtttttagaataaaaccaacaattcattttactcaaacata
Proteins encoded in this window:
- the jarid2b gene encoding protein Jumonji isoform X1, producing MSKERPKRNIKRNLKKYDDSDGIPWSEERVVRKVLYLSLKEFKSAQKRQPGDGLSDGAKNGVQLNGSGSKGGHKEDGSRSQGNDGGSEYWEDGAAKKRPRLQAQRKFAQSQPNSPSSTPVKLNDPSLPTPAAQIIDLSRRKPKTEDFLTFLCLRGYSAWPTEGSPALPSNMINFGSSQEEDELDDDEECEEEKTPSVASTSCQSTPRKGKPPGRLNGQVFNGHTKLIKERESTLRPKSREPVVKDRSERAETRREHSQCTSTRNHTGTRNHTAHSHGLRGAAEELRKQVSKMNGLSRLSTAGANTAAAKKPKDYRLPSRTVKYTATVTKGHVTYTKAKGELVKKAKLNHSRHSSAAAVGGAHKANSTNQHQPASNGHGSQPPHSGKAQSSNAKTRRQVLLSNGVHSEANTRFNCRLNGRHSIKEEEDKGPQWRHNLRNSKRRMDTSVVTEPESTEAKSRVSVSEAKKPKLQPSPLVETRSKKALGQDKATSALTNGHNITETAASPTQKTGPSAPPPASPAAPGSPAAHQSPANPEPARQRPKRASAGKLMFIRQAQQRAQTSAAFSRYANTTSNSKPSKPAEPPTTPQPQTRVDKEKEKEREKEREKERERSRAGFAALPDVPVFRPNAREFQDPLLYLDSIRERVEPCGLCRVLPPADWRPECKLNDEMRFVTQVQRIHKLGRRWGQNVQKLACIKKHLKSQGITMEDPPVIGGCEVDLARFSELVSDMGGMQQVMDLKKWNRLADLLRIPRSAQDRLAKLQEAYLQYLLSYDQLSPDEQRQLEQEVLKEKEMLERRRGPLEGHSENSQRTLTLPRYEPKNGLTGLALRNGFHTVEPEPPRQAGRRRLFSQEKKGDKVDTHHEDKIKEEEEQDKGVLSDQHKCIYKGRSVSLTIFYRIARNTMMMCFNKEPGASDVEQEYWRIVDQRDCHVSVHYGKVDTSTHGSGFPVGKSEPFSKHGWNLTVLPNNSGSILRHLGAVPGVTVPWLNIGMVFSTSCWSRDQNRLPYIDYLHTGADCIWYSVPAEEKTKLDNVVHTLLQANGTPGLEMLEKNIMISPEVLSREGIKVHRTVQQSGQFVVVFPGTFVSKVCCGYSVSETVHFATPQWMNVGYEAAKDLKCRRIAKPFSMEKLLYQIATSESKRENALLLSTISSLLKDLRNIEMRQRQELYEAGLLSSARYGTHDSNQPTGEGRKKPRKWLALESSERRCQTCQHLCYLSMVVQENENVVFCLECALHYVEKQKSCRGLKMMYRYDEEQINSLVNLVCGKALKTTVENCNGSSPAKPPAKRGPRKRATVEVSLTHLSSPAQLSKSAATAIS